In Thermococcus stetteri, one genomic interval encodes:
- a CDS encoding sugar phosphate nucleotidyltransferase, with the protein MKAVILAGGFGTRLRPISSTRPKPMVPVLGKPNLQYLLENIEKIPEIDEVILSVHYMRGEIREFIDEKMADYPKDIRFVNDPMPLETGGALKNVEEYVSDDFLVIYGDVFTNFNFKELIEAHKNNDGLITVAVTKVYDPERFGVVETDENGKVTHFEEKPHRPKTNLVDAGIYVVNKKVLEEIPKDKEVYFEREILPKFVARGEVYAYRMPRDAYWVDLGTPDDLFYAHQIAMDEIAKDNGYITIKEGAEVPDDVEIQGPVYIDEGAKIGHGVKIKAYTYIGPNTIVEDKAYFKRSILIGNDIIKERAELKDTILGEGVVVGKNVIIKENAVVGDYAKIADDLVIYGAKILPWKKVEEYEAYIKVKLDPTKVRPGQYPDRCPLGLPECIYKKFKAIAGEKPPCDECIENQWLF; encoded by the coding sequence ATGAAGGCAGTTATTCTCGCGGGTGGTTTTGGAACCCGCCTCAGGCCGATTTCCTCAACGAGGCCGAAGCCGATGGTCCCGGTCCTCGGAAAGCCCAACCTCCAGTACCTCCTCGAGAACATCGAGAAGATACCCGAGATCGACGAGGTTATTCTCTCAGTCCACTACATGCGCGGCGAGATCAGGGAGTTCATAGACGAGAAGATGGCCGATTATCCGAAGGACATCCGCTTCGTGAACGACCCGATGCCCCTTGAAACCGGTGGAGCGCTTAAGAACGTTGAAGAGTACGTGAGCGACGACTTCCTGGTTATCTACGGTGACGTGTTCACAAACTTCAACTTCAAGGAGCTGATAGAGGCCCACAAGAACAACGATGGACTGATAACGGTTGCGGTGACCAAGGTCTACGACCCGGAGCGCTTCGGTGTCGTTGAAACGGACGAGAACGGGAAAGTTACCCACTTCGAGGAGAAGCCCCACAGGCCTAAGACGAACCTCGTGGACGCTGGAATCTACGTCGTGAACAAGAAAGTCCTCGAAGAGATTCCTAAGGACAAGGAGGTCTACTTTGAGAGAGAGATCCTCCCGAAGTTCGTGGCCAGGGGCGAAGTTTACGCCTACAGGATGCCCAGGGACGCTTACTGGGTCGACCTTGGAACGCCGGATGACCTCTTCTACGCCCACCAGATAGCCATGGACGAGATAGCGAAGGACAACGGGTACATCACAATAAAGGAGGGCGCTGAAGTTCCCGACGACGTTGAAATACAGGGCCCGGTTTACATCGATGAAGGGGCAAAGATCGGCCACGGCGTCAAGATAAAGGCCTACACCTACATCGGCCCGAACACCATCGTGGAGGACAAGGCGTACTTTAAGCGCTCGATTCTCATTGGCAACGACATCATCAAGGAGCGCGCCGAGCTCAAGGACACCATCCTCGGCGAGGGTGTCGTCGTAGGAAAGAACGTCATCATCAAGGAGAACGCCGTCGTCGGCGACTACGCAAAGATTGCGGACGACCTGGTCATCTACGGTGCTAAGATACTCCCGTGGAAGAAGGTCGAGGAGTACGAGGCCTACATAAAGGTCAAGCTCGACCCGACAAAGGTAAGGCCCGGCCAGTACCCGGATCGCTGTCCGCTCGGTCTTCCGGAGTGTATCTACAAGAAGTTCAAGGCCATCGCCGGCGAGAAGCCGCCGTGCGACGAGTGTATCGAGAACCAGTGGCTCTTCTGA
- a CDS encoding MarR family transcriptional regulator, with protein sequence MGKLEDVLDLIRSGIADEAEIAKRLGMTRQEVEDIIKILESLGYVESVKFGSKACETCPLRKICRGSCIRPTGVRAFKLTEKAFSTGK encoded by the coding sequence ATGGGGAAACTGGAAGACGTTCTGGATCTGATCAGGAGTGGAATAGCTGACGAGGCGGAGATAGCCAAAAGGCTTGGAATGACCCGACAAGAGGTGGAGGACATCATCAAGATCCTTGAGAGCCTCGGATACGTTGAGAGTGTGAAGTTCGGCTCGAAGGCCTGCGAGACATGTCCACTGAGGAAGATCTGCAGGGGTTCCTGCATCCGTCCCACGGGAGTTAGGGCATTCAAGCTCACGGAGAAGGCTTTCTCCACCGGGAAGTGA
- the feoB gene encoding ferrous iron transport protein B — translation MAMKVVALAGNPNVGKTTVFNDLTGMRQHVGNWPGVTVEKKEGVFEHKGEKFLVVDLPGTYSLTAHSIDELVARNFLLTGNPDVVVDIIDSTSVLRNLLLTIEIFEMGLKNVIIALNKIDLAEKKGIRIDPVKMSKALGVPVVAMNAKEGIGIDELKEKIYEMAHGMTKTNPVVPKYDPEVEREIEHIIGCLKGTELENRYPLRWLAIKLLQRDDEVMKLVLRHIGEEKLKEIMTHIGEAEARYGRAMDLIIASQKYEFIDRLTHEFMSYAGKEEESLTDQLDRILVHPVYGFIALAIVFYGVFKFVFALGLPLQEWLGDLFDSFGQWLAPHIANETLRGLLVDGIIGGVGAVLSFFPLVFLLFFALSILEDVGYMARVAVLMEGIMRKFGLPGKAVIPLILGLGCNVPAVMATRTLEEERDRLVAMFVNPFIPCSARLSVISFLAGAFFSSNHALVALSVYMIAIVVALLSAWLVSHFVVKGEESPFVIELPEYLIPSWKTVILHSGERSKEFVKKAGTVILLGAIIIWYLSNYPVQIGSGKSYAERLGYFFEPYIRLMGLDWKAAVSLLFGIIAKENVISTYGVLYGSEEAIRTAMTSLQAYVLAVVTTLYIPCIATIGAIRAESNWKWALFTTLYMIAVASIVGILIWHVGIALGPS, via the coding sequence ATGGCAATGAAGGTTGTCGCCCTAGCTGGAAACCCCAACGTTGGAAAGACGACGGTTTTCAACGACCTCACAGGGATGAGACAGCACGTGGGCAACTGGCCGGGTGTTACGGTAGAGAAGAAGGAGGGTGTTTTCGAGCATAAAGGGGAGAAGTTCCTCGTGGTTGACCTGCCCGGAACCTACTCCTTGACAGCCCATTCTATTGACGAGCTTGTTGCGAGGAACTTCCTTCTCACCGGGAATCCAGATGTTGTTGTTGACATCATCGACTCAACTTCAGTCCTCAGAAACCTCCTTCTCACTATAGAGATCTTCGAGATGGGTCTGAAAAACGTGATCATAGCCCTCAACAAGATAGACCTTGCCGAGAAGAAGGGAATAAGGATCGACCCGGTGAAGATGTCGAAGGCCCTTGGAGTCCCCGTCGTCGCCATGAACGCCAAGGAAGGGATAGGAATCGATGAGCTGAAGGAAAAGATATACGAGATGGCCCACGGAATGACAAAGACGAACCCCGTCGTTCCGAAGTATGACCCAGAGGTGGAGAGGGAGATTGAGCACATAATAGGCTGTCTCAAGGGAACGGAGCTTGAGAACCGCTACCCCCTCCGCTGGCTGGCAATAAAGCTCCTCCAGCGTGATGACGAGGTCATGAAGCTCGTCCTCAGGCACATCGGCGAGGAGAAGCTGAAGGAGATAATGACCCACATTGGTGAAGCCGAGGCGCGCTACGGCAGGGCGATGGACCTCATAATAGCCAGCCAGAAGTACGAGTTCATAGACAGGCTCACCCACGAGTTCATGAGCTACGCGGGCAAAGAAGAGGAAAGCCTTACTGACCAGCTCGACAGGATCCTTGTGCACCCCGTTTATGGATTCATAGCCCTCGCGATAGTCTTCTACGGGGTTTTCAAGTTCGTCTTCGCTCTGGGCTTGCCTCTCCAGGAGTGGCTGGGAGACCTGTTTGACTCCTTCGGCCAGTGGCTTGCCCCCCACATAGCCAACGAGACCCTTAGAGGACTTCTCGTTGACGGTATAATCGGCGGCGTTGGGGCAGTCTTAAGCTTCTTTCCGCTGGTCTTCCTCCTGTTCTTTGCCCTCTCCATACTGGAGGACGTTGGATACATGGCAAGGGTAGCGGTGCTGATGGAGGGCATCATGAGGAAGTTCGGCCTCCCGGGGAAGGCGGTTATTCCCTTAATCCTCGGCCTCGGCTGTAACGTTCCGGCAGTTATGGCAACCAGAACCCTTGAGGAGGAGAGGGACAGGTTAGTTGCCATGTTCGTGAACCCCTTCATCCCGTGCTCGGCGAGGCTGAGCGTCATCAGCTTCCTGGCCGGGGCATTCTTCAGCTCCAACCACGCCCTGGTTGCCCTCAGCGTTTACATGATAGCGATAGTCGTCGCCCTGCTCTCGGCCTGGCTCGTCAGCCACTTCGTTGTCAAGGGTGAGGAGAGCCCCTTCGTTATCGAGCTTCCGGAGTACCTCATCCCGAGCTGGAAGACTGTGATACTCCACTCAGGGGAGCGGAGCAAGGAGTTCGTGAAGAAGGCCGGGACTGTTATACTCCTCGGTGCCATAATTATCTGGTACCTCAGCAACTACCCGGTCCAGATAGGAAGCGGGAAGAGCTACGCGGAGAGGCTCGGCTACTTCTTCGAGCCGTACATAAGGCTTATGGGCCTCGACTGGAAGGCGGCGGTGAGCCTGCTCTTCGGCATCATAGCCAAGGAGAACGTCATCTCCACCTACGGCGTCCTTTACGGCAGTGAAGAAGCGATAAGGACTGCAATGACGTCTCTTCAGGCCTACGTACTAGCGGTCGTTACCACCCTCTACATTCCGTGCATAGCTACCATAGGCGCCATAAGGGCCGAGAGCAACTGGAAGTGGGCGCTGTTCACAACACTGTACATGATAGCCGTGGCTTCCATCGTTGGCATTCTAATATGGCACGTGGGTATTGCCCTCGGCCCTTCTTGA
- a CDS encoding FeoA family protein yields the protein MLMIVPLNSLKPGDRGIVVNLQGGPGFRNRLLGMGIAPGAIVQVVEVYNPGPIIINVSGTRFAVGRGMASRILVRKL from the coding sequence ATGCTCATGATAGTCCCATTAAACTCGCTGAAACCAGGAGATAGGGGGATCGTCGTTAACCTCCAGGGAGGCCCTGGATTTAGGAACAGGTTGCTCGGGATGGGAATAGCCCCCGGGGCAATAGTCCAAGTCGTAGAAGTCTACAACCCGGGCCCGATAATCATCAACGTTAGCGGTACCCGCTTTGCCGTCGGTAGGGGAATGGCATCGAGAATCCTCGTTAGAAAGCTTTAG
- a CDS encoding NAD(P)/FAD-dependent oxidoreductase — protein MDVVVIGNGPGGIELAKELSGEHRVTIIEKERVPFYSKPMLSHYIAGLIEREKLFTYPISWYERRGIDLRLGEEAKLIDRARKVLITDKGEYPYDVLVIATGARAREPTVEGKERLLTLRSVEDADRIKTLLEEHGEAVVVGGGFIGLELAGNLAKAGYGVRLIHRRETFLGLDEELSGMIRERLEENGAEFYLETELLKADEGGIYTNRGYVEGKVKICAIGITPNVEIARRSGIHTGRGILIDDRFRTSARDVYAIGDCAEYGGIICGTAKAAIGHARVLAKLLRGEEDRYPFELRSSVFKFGDLPIAIIGKTKGEGEWLDEHTKAFFREGKMVGAVVIGDIRRVFSIERELKRELYGT, from the coding sequence ATGGACGTCGTTGTTATAGGGAATGGCCCTGGCGGGATAGAGCTTGCCAAGGAACTTTCGGGGGAGCATCGGGTAACTATTATTGAAAAGGAGAGGGTGCCCTTTTACTCAAAACCCATGCTGAGCCACTACATAGCCGGTCTAATTGAGAGGGAAAAGCTCTTCACATACCCCATTAGCTGGTACGAGAGGAGAGGGATAGACCTGAGGCTTGGAGAAGAGGCCAAGCTGATTGACAGGGCGAGAAAAGTCCTCATCACGGACAAAGGGGAATACCCCTACGACGTTCTCGTGATAGCCACCGGAGCCAGGGCAAGGGAGCCAACAGTGGAGGGGAAAGAACGCCTCCTCACACTCCGAAGTGTTGAGGATGCGGACAGAATAAAGACCTTGCTTGAGGAGCACGGAGAGGCAGTGGTGGTCGGGGGAGGATTCATAGGCCTTGAACTGGCCGGGAACCTCGCCAAGGCAGGCTACGGCGTTAGACTCATTCACCGCCGAGAGACCTTCCTCGGCTTGGATGAAGAGCTCAGCGGGATGATAAGGGAGAGGCTTGAGGAAAACGGAGCCGAGTTCTACCTGGAAACTGAACTCTTGAAGGCGGACGAGGGTGGAATCTACACGAACAGGGGCTACGTGGAGGGGAAGGTGAAGATCTGTGCCATAGGGATCACGCCGAACGTCGAGATAGCGAGGAGGAGCGGGATACACACGGGAAGGGGCATTCTGATAGACGACCGCTTCAGGACATCTGCCAGGGACGTCTACGCCATCGGGGACTGCGCCGAGTACGGCGGGATAATCTGCGGCACTGCAAAAGCCGCCATTGGCCACGCAAGGGTTCTCGCTAAGCTTCTCAGGGGAGAGGAAGACCGCTACCCATTCGAACTCCGCTCCTCCGTCTTCAAGTTCGGCGACCTGCCAATAGCCATAATTGGAAAGACAAAGGGAGAAGGAGAGTGGCTGGACGAGCACACCAAGGCCTTCTTCCGGGAGGGGAAGATGGTCGGAGCCGTTGTCATAGGGGACATTAGGAGGGTATTTTCCATTGAAAGAGAACTGAAGAGGGAGCTTTACGGGACCTGA
- a CDS encoding MFS transporter translates to MLSGYGRDAKILIAANAVGQLFLQFSIFIMPFYLRALGYGMDSMGLFFSVQTFTGGLFFLIAGQISLRLGYRKTLFLGAVLGLLGRLFQVLALNKYVLLLGFFLVGVNMGIRQPNFSALLSEEVGEKLRHHAFSISFGLGTIFNAVGVLIAGFAPDFLTETFGLTPEIAYRLVISPALLQFALVIPALLVIRDVPVKSPRINWNRELVVKILKFSIPSALIGLGAGITIPYMSLYFNTRFGQTLAAISGVFFFQQLVMGLGSFGLPKLVEKIGPVNVVTSFQLTAALLFATFPLIDVFLLAAFLYIVRSILMNIVWPINDSFMMGFFTTEEKATAAGIRRAFSTFMRGAGNYIGGVLFSISLSYPFYATATLYVVATLIFYGFFARYNRA, encoded by the coding sequence ATGCTCAGCGGTTACGGAAGGGACGCGAAGATACTCATAGCAGCCAATGCCGTCGGCCAGCTCTTCCTCCAGTTCTCGATATTCATAATGCCCTTCTACCTCCGCGCCCTCGGCTATGGCATGGACTCAATGGGCCTCTTCTTCTCCGTCCAGACCTTCACCGGCGGGCTGTTCTTCCTCATAGCGGGCCAGATCTCCCTCAGGCTTGGTTATAGAAAGACACTTTTCCTAGGTGCGGTTCTCGGCCTTTTGGGAAGGCTTTTTCAGGTTTTGGCACTCAACAAGTACGTTCTCCTCCTCGGGTTCTTCCTCGTGGGAGTCAACATGGGAATCAGACAGCCGAACTTCTCCGCACTGCTGAGCGAGGAGGTTGGAGAGAAGCTCAGGCACCACGCCTTCTCGATCAGCTTCGGCCTCGGGACGATATTCAACGCGGTCGGAGTCCTCATAGCGGGCTTTGCCCCCGATTTTCTGACCGAGACATTTGGGCTTACCCCCGAAATAGCCTACCGCCTAGTCATCTCGCCTGCGCTCCTCCAGTTTGCCCTAGTGATCCCGGCCCTGCTCGTCATTCGGGATGTCCCGGTGAAGAGCCCGAGGATAAACTGGAACAGGGAGCTGGTGGTCAAGATTCTGAAGTTCTCCATTCCAAGCGCCCTCATCGGGCTTGGAGCGGGCATAACGATCCCCTACATGAGCCTCTACTTCAACACCCGCTTCGGCCAGACTTTAGCTGCTATAAGTGGCGTCTTCTTCTTCCAGCAGCTGGTCATGGGACTCGGCTCCTTCGGGCTCCCAAAGCTTGTGGAGAAGATAGGGCCAGTAAACGTCGTCACTTCCTTCCAGCTTACCGCGGCCCTCCTCTTCGCCACGTTTCCGCTGATTGATGTCTTCCTTCTGGCGGCCTTCCTCTACATCGTCCGCTCCATCCTCATGAACATCGTCTGGCCGATAAACGACTCCTTCATGATGGGCTTCTTCACGACGGAGGAGAAAGCCACTGCTGCAGGGATAAGGAGGGCGTTCTCGACCTTCATGCGAGGCGCTGGGAACTACATCGGCGGGGTGCTCTTCTCAATCTCCCTCAGCTACCCGTTCTATGCGACTGCCACGCTGTACGTGGTGGCAACTCTGATATTCTACGGCTTCTTTGCGAGGTACAACAGGGCCTGA
- a CDS encoding ferritin-like domain-containing protein — MEVTEKEIFDIAINSEIKAKEAYEKLASMTKSDIIRDELLFLAREEDKHREIIEKMAERFNGEAGEPRKIEIDVMGEFKVIAEKMAEAIKKPDLNLDEVYEIAMQAELVSEKLYRELAKYATTEKTKILLEMLADMEMNHYNILKKQYDYIMRYPELYKEELYDQLMKDINFNF, encoded by the coding sequence ATGGAGGTTACCGAGAAGGAGATATTTGACATAGCCATAAATTCTGAGATAAAGGCTAAGGAGGCCTACGAAAAGCTCGCTTCTATGACGAAGAGCGACATCATAAGGGACGAGCTGCTCTTTCTGGCAAGGGAAGAGGACAAACACCGGGAGATAATAGAGAAGATGGCCGAGCGCTTCAATGGAGAGGCTGGCGAGCCGAGGAAGATAGAGATCGATGTCATGGGCGAGTTCAAGGTCATAGCGGAGAAGATGGCCGAGGCCATCAAGAAGCCTGACCTGAACCTCGATGAGGTTTATGAGATTGCCATGCAGGCAGAGCTGGTGAGCGAAAAGCTCTACCGGGAGCTCGCCAAGTACGCCACCACCGAGAAGACGAAGATACTCCTCGAGATGCTCGCGGACATGGAGATGAACCACTACAACATCCTCAAGAAGCAGTACGACTACATAATGCGCTATCCGGAGCTCTACAAGGAGGAGCTCTACGACCAGCTCATGAAGGATATAAACTTCAACTTCTGA
- a CDS encoding LamG domain-containing protein: MDRARLLLVAIIIDIIAIGAVVTAIYLENSKGKSEDTYAKETPIEGVLKLYTTPTGPVKSINGTAVGNVTSQGKILHFDGSGYVDLSGAIGEVSDMRVGTISLVFRYEETDQNVLPILYFGDKEGKSLFIIEIGHRGLKNRRLYVTWIPEGNRPALCFDSGFNLKPGKWYHLVVVVSENGNTAYLNGREMTWRHYNFGNESMRLFFEDIPGKELFALGYGKTSDLITPEFLYFHGDIADLRIYPWPLSGSEVRELFQELRAGS, from the coding sequence ATGGACAGGGCAAGGCTGCTCCTCGTTGCCATAATAATAGACATAATAGCGATAGGGGCAGTTGTAACGGCCATCTACCTTGAGAACTCAAAGGGCAAATCAGAGGACACTTACGCTAAAGAGACTCCAATAGAGGGGGTTCTAAAGCTCTACACCACACCAACCGGCCCAGTGAAGAGCATCAACGGCACAGCGGTCGGCAACGTCACTTCCCAAGGCAAGATCCTCCATTTCGATGGAAGCGGGTACGTTGACCTCAGCGGTGCCATCGGCGAAGTATCGGATATGAGAGTGGGAACCATTTCACTTGTCTTCCGTTATGAGGAAACCGACCAGAACGTCCTCCCGATCCTCTACTTCGGAGATAAGGAGGGAAAAAGCCTCTTCATAATCGAGATAGGGCACAGAGGGCTCAAGAACAGGCGGCTCTACGTAACTTGGATACCTGAGGGAAACAGGCCGGCCCTCTGCTTCGACAGCGGCTTCAACCTCAAGCCGGGAAAGTGGTACCACCTCGTCGTCGTTGTGAGTGAGAACGGAAACACCGCGTACCTCAATGGAAGGGAGATGACGTGGAGGCACTACAACTTTGGGAACGAGAGCATGAGGCTCTTCTTTGAGGACATCCCGGGTAAGGAGCTCTTCGCCCTCGGCTATGGCAAGACGAGCGACCTGATAACGCCGGAGTTCCTGTACTTTCACGGAGACATAGCCGACCTCAGAATCTATCCCTGGCCACTGAGCGGGAGCGAAGTGAGGGAGCTGTTCCAAGAGCTGCGCGCCGGGAGCTAG
- the msrA gene encoding peptide-methionine (S)-S-oxide reductase MsrA, translating to MTGVKTEPGMAVFAGNCFWCMEEAFERLPGVIEAVSGYTGGWVENPTYELVSTGETGHREAVKVIYDPSKISYERLLEVFWRNIDPTDPGGQFADRGDQYRTAIYYLTEEQRELAEESKRRLELSRILDKPIVTEILPAEEFYPAEDYHQGYYFRFETNYKHYKLYSGRVGFIKSVWGKKGHFRLFPERKRYWFGYVKPSDAELKSLLMPLQYRVTQRGDTEEPFNNEYWDNHEEGIYVDIVSGEPLFSSLDKYDSGTGWPSFTKPLEGWAVVEAEECEGFLCGREVRSRFAGSHLGHVFDEPTPTGKRYCINSASLRFIPREELRKYGYTAYEDLFK from the coding sequence ATGACTGGTGTCAAAACTGAACCCGGTATGGCGGTATTCGCCGGCAACTGCTTCTGGTGCATGGAGGAGGCCTTTGAGAGGCTTCCCGGCGTTATCGAGGCTGTATCCGGTTACACAGGCGGCTGGGTTGAAAACCCCACCTACGAGCTCGTCTCAACGGGTGAGACGGGCCACAGGGAGGCGGTGAAGGTAATCTACGACCCCTCGAAAATCTCCTACGAGCGCCTTCTGGAGGTCTTCTGGCGGAACATAGACCCGACAGACCCGGGCGGACAGTTCGCCGATAGGGGAGACCAGTACAGGACGGCCATATACTACCTCACCGAGGAGCAGAGGGAACTCGCGGAGGAGTCTAAGAGGAGGCTTGAGCTCTCAAGGATATTAGATAAGCCGATAGTTACAGAGATCCTCCCGGCGGAGGAGTTCTATCCAGCCGAGGACTACCACCAGGGCTACTACTTCCGTTTTGAGACGAACTACAAGCATTACAAGCTCTACTCCGGAAGGGTCGGGTTCATAAAGTCCGTCTGGGGGAAGAAGGGGCACTTCCGCCTCTTTCCCGAGAGGAAGCGCTACTGGTTCGGCTACGTTAAGCCAAGCGATGCCGAGCTTAAAAGCCTGCTAATGCCCCTCCAGTACCGGGTTACACAGCGTGGGGACACGGAAGAGCCCTTCAACAACGAGTACTGGGACAACCACGAGGAGGGGATTTACGTTGATATCGTCTCCGGCGAACCCCTATTCAGCTCCCTCGACAAGTACGACTCGGGGACAGGCTGGCCGAGCTTCACGAAGCCCCTGGAAGGATGGGCAGTGGTTGAGGCCGAGGAGTGTGAGGGCTTCCTCTGCGGGCGGGAGGTAAGGAGCCGCTTTGCGGGCTCTCACCTCGGCCACGTCTTCGACGAGCCCACACCAACGGGAAAGAGGTACTGCATAAACTCCGCCTCGCTTCGCTTCATTCCGAGGGAAGAACTGAGGAAGTACGGCTACACGGCCTACGAAGATCTTTTTAAGTGA
- a CDS encoding 2-oxoacid:acceptor oxidoreductase subunit alpha, with the protein MSEFKGEVSIVLGGAAGQGIQTVEEILTNALKKSGYHVYANKEYMSRIRGGINTTEIRVSSRRVRAFIKRIDILVPFKKGTLSWVKDRLGENTVVLGEKENVEEEFLGKVNLVEVPLTKMAMEVGSQLYLNTTAAGLIVGLFHGDFGAVEEYIRKRFGSKGENVVKKNIEAAKKGYELGIKLCEEGTIRVEVERDEKVREEVLLTGTEAVGIGAFAGGMNFLSFYPMSPSTGVSTFAAQHAEEFEIVVEQVEDEISAINMALGAWFAGARAMVSTSGGGFALMSEAISLAGMAENPVVIHLAQRPGPATGLPTRTMQGDLNLVLYAGHGDFPRIILAPGSLEEAFYLTAEAFNLADKYQVPVIILTDQYFVDTYYNLPAPDVEKVRFERHIVEAKPGYRRYELTEDGISPRAVPGYGEEVVVANGNEHDEWGDITEDAELTVKMQEKRAIKKLETIKKDAPLPKLIGKEDAKYLVIAWGSTLHVVEEAIEKLGREDVALLHFSWVYPLNPKVREFFEDKVLIDVENNITGQFAELLKKEFGVEVHHKILKYDGRPFSVEEVLEGLKGVVE; encoded by the coding sequence ATGAGTGAGTTTAAGGGGGAAGTTTCCATCGTCTTGGGCGGAGCGGCCGGACAGGGCATTCAGACCGTCGAGGAAATCCTGACCAATGCCCTCAAGAAGTCCGGCTACCACGTCTATGCGAACAAGGAGTACATGTCCCGCATCAGGGGCGGGATAAACACGACCGAGATTAGAGTTTCTTCGAGGCGCGTCAGGGCCTTCATAAAGAGGATAGACATCCTCGTGCCCTTCAAGAAAGGCACCCTCAGCTGGGTGAAGGACAGGCTCGGCGAGAACACCGTAGTTCTGGGAGAAAAAGAGAACGTCGAGGAGGAGTTTTTGGGCAAGGTCAACCTCGTTGAGGTTCCGCTCACGAAGATGGCGATGGAAGTGGGGAGCCAGCTCTATCTCAACACGACGGCGGCTGGCCTGATAGTCGGCCTCTTCCACGGCGACTTTGGTGCCGTCGAGGAGTACATAAGGAAGCGCTTCGGGAGCAAAGGCGAGAACGTGGTCAAGAAGAACATCGAGGCAGCCAAGAAGGGCTACGAGCTGGGTATTAAGCTCTGCGAGGAAGGGACGATAAGGGTTGAAGTCGAGAGGGACGAGAAAGTCCGTGAAGAGGTTCTCCTCACAGGAACGGAGGCCGTAGGGATAGGAGCCTTCGCCGGAGGAATGAACTTCCTGAGCTTCTACCCGATGAGCCCGTCAACGGGAGTCTCCACCTTCGCCGCCCAGCACGCCGAGGAGTTTGAAATAGTTGTCGAGCAGGTCGAGGACGAGATTTCAGCCATAAACATGGCGCTTGGAGCGTGGTTCGCCGGGGCGAGGGCCATGGTGAGCACTTCCGGTGGCGGCTTCGCATTGATGAGTGAGGCGATAAGCTTAGCGGGAATGGCCGAGAACCCGGTGGTGATTCACCTCGCCCAGAGGCCTGGACCGGCTACCGGTTTGCCGACGAGGACTATGCAGGGCGACCTAAACCTGGTTCTCTACGCCGGCCATGGAGATTTCCCTAGGATAATTCTGGCACCGGGAAGCCTTGAGGAGGCCTTCTACCTCACTGCTGAAGCATTCAACTTGGCTGACAAATATCAGGTTCCGGTGATAATCCTCACCGACCAGTACTTCGTTGACACCTACTACAACCTTCCTGCCCCGGACGTGGAGAAGGTGCGCTTTGAGAGGCACATCGTCGAGGCGAAGCCCGGATACAGGAGGTACGAGCTGACCGAAGATGGAATCTCGCCGAGGGCCGTTCCGGGCTACGGCGAGGAAGTTGTGGTTGCGAACGGCAACGAGCACGACGAGTGGGGAGACATCACCGAGGATGCCGAGCTTACCGTAAAGATGCAGGAGAAGAGGGCAATCAAAAAGCTCGAGACGATAAAGAAGGACGCTCCTCTGCCGAAGCTGATAGGCAAAGAGGACGCAAAGTACCTCGTCATAGCCTGGGGTTCAACGCTCCACGTCGTTGAAGAGGCAATCGAGAAGCTCGGAAGGGAGGACGTTGCCCTGCTCCACTTCAGCTGGGTCTACCCGCTCAACCCGAAGGTGAGGGAGTTCTTCGAGGACAAAGTCCTCATCGATGTGGAGAACAACATAACCGGCCAGTTCGCTGAGCTCCTCAAAAAAGAGTTCGGCGTTGAGGTACATCATAAGATTCTGAAGTACGACGGGAGGCCCTTCTCTGTTGAAGAGGTTCTTGAGGGCCTCAAGGGGGTGGTAGAATGA